The Parabacteroides sp. AD58 genome includes a window with the following:
- a CDS encoding rhomboid family intramembrane serine protease, whose product MITYLILGITVVVSFICFGNQTLAMKLALSPYQVIHRKEWYRVFTHGFVHADMTHLLVNMFTFWSFGTYMEQYYQYVGLGKWGFLLLYFGGMIFSSSFDLAKQKDNPYYLSIGASGAVSAVLFSSIFFDPWGKIYFFALLPIPGILFGVVYLLYCQYMAKQASDHINHNAHFLGALFGFLLPALLNPSLVKLFVGALMGR is encoded by the coding sequence ATGATAACCTATTTGATTTTAGGAATAACGGTAGTTGTCTCTTTCATCTGTTTCGGAAATCAGACGCTGGCTATGAAACTGGCCTTGAGTCCTTACCAGGTGATCCATAGGAAAGAATGGTATCGAGTCTTTACCCATGGTTTTGTACATGCCGATATGACTCACCTGTTGGTAAATATGTTTACCTTCTGGTCATTCGGTACCTATATGGAACAATACTATCAATACGTAGGACTCGGAAAGTGGGGCTTTCTTCTTTTATATTTTGGTGGAATGATATTTTCTTCATCATTTGATCTGGCAAAACAGAAAGACAATCCCTATTATCTGTCTATTGGTGCTTCAGGAGCCGTTTCTGCCGTTTTATTTTCCTCGATCTTCTTTGATCCGTGGGGGAAAATATATTTCTTTGCCTTGTTACCTATTCCGGGTATATTGTTTGGTGTTGTGTATTTATTGTATTGCCAGTATATGGCCAAGCAGGCGAGTGATCATATCAACCATAATGCCCATTTCTTAGGAGCTTTGTTCGGCTTTTTACTGCCTGCTTTGTTGAATCCTTCGTTGGTGAAGTTATTTGTAGGAGCATTGATGGGAAGATGA
- a CDS encoding NAD(P)/FAD-dependent oxidoreductase, translating into MIKEIQLRILPEEAANEQALKTVLSRELALSVKDIHAVRILKRSIDARQRTIFVNLKVQVFIEEDPTEPAYQSVAYGDVSSGKPVVIVGAGPGGLFAALRAIELGLRPIVVERGKNVRERKKDIARISREHLVNPESNYSFGEGGAGAYSDGKLYTRSKKRGSVEKILNVFCQHGASPSILSDAHPHIGTDKLPRVIENMREQILRSGGEVHFETRMDRLIIRDNEVIGIETQTGETFMGPVILATGHSARDVYYYLYNAQIPIEAKGIAVGVRLEHPQQLIDQIQYHRKEGRGKYLPAAEYSFVTQVQGRGVYSFCMCPGGFVVPAASGPRQIVVNGMSPSTRGSYWANSGMVVEIRPEDYPELMKGQEMKVPADSPLALMAFQERLEELCWLNGNQRQTAPSQRMDDFIHKRLSADLPVTSYTPGVLSSPLHFWMPEFITHRLREGFCHFGKVSRGFLTNEALMIGVETRTSSPVRILRDKERLQHVTLRGLFPCGEGAGYAGGIVSAAIDGERCAEMVAELLK; encoded by the coding sequence TTGTGAATCTTAAAGTACAGGTTTTTATCGAGGAAGATCCGACGGAACCGGCTTACCAGTCGGTAGCATACGGAGATGTTTCGTCGGGAAAGCCCGTAGTGATTGTGGGCGCTGGACCTGGAGGCTTGTTTGCTGCTTTACGGGCTATCGAACTGGGACTTCGTCCGATTGTGGTAGAACGAGGCAAGAATGTACGGGAAAGGAAGAAAGATATTGCCCGTATTAGTCGGGAACATTTGGTAAATCCGGAGTCGAATTACAGCTTTGGTGAAGGAGGAGCCGGCGCTTATTCAGACGGTAAGCTTTATACTCGAAGCAAGAAACGGGGTTCGGTTGAGAAGATCCTGAATGTATTCTGCCAGCATGGTGCCAGTCCCTCGATCCTGTCGGACGCTCATCCGCATATTGGAACGGACAAATTACCACGTGTGATTGAGAACATGCGTGAACAAATCCTTCGGTCGGGCGGAGAAGTGCACTTTGAAACCCGTATGGACCGGCTGATCATCCGGGATAACGAAGTGATCGGTATAGAGACACAGACAGGTGAGACATTTATGGGACCAGTTATTCTGGCTACAGGGCATTCTGCGCGTGACGTCTATTATTATCTGTATAATGCTCAAATCCCGATTGAGGCAAAAGGTATTGCCGTGGGAGTTCGTCTGGAACATCCGCAGCAACTGATTGACCAGATTCAATATCACCGGAAGGAAGGTCGTGGTAAGTATTTGCCGGCGGCCGAATACAGTTTCGTCACACAAGTACAAGGACGTGGTGTCTATTCATTCTGTATGTGTCCGGGAGGTTTCGTTGTACCGGCAGCCAGCGGTCCACGGCAAATTGTTGTAAACGGAATGTCGCCTTCTACTCGTGGTTCTTATTGGGCCAATTCAGGTATGGTAGTAGAAATTCGTCCGGAAGATTATCCCGAACTGATGAAAGGACAGGAAATGAAAGTACCGGCTGATTCGCCATTGGCATTGATGGCCTTTCAGGAACGGCTGGAAGAACTCTGCTGGCTCAACGGAAACCAGCGGCAGACGGCTCCGTCGCAGCGGATGGATGACTTCATCCATAAACGCCTGTCGGCTGATTTGCCAGTCACATCCTATACGCCCGGCGTATTATCTTCGCCCCTTCATTTCTGGATGCCGGAATTTATTACCCACCGGTTGCGTGAAGGATTCTGTCACTTCGGAAAAGTATCCAGAGGCTTTTTAACCAATGAAGCGCTGATGATAGGTGTGGAAACCCGAACATCGTCGCCTGTACGTATTTTACGCGATAAAGAACGCCTGCAGCATGTTACTTTGCGTGGCCTTTTCCCTTGCGGGGAAGGTGCCGGATATGCCGGAGGTATTGTATCGGCTGCTATCGACGGTGAACGTTGTGCCGAAATGGTAGCTGAGTTATTGAAATAA
- a CDS encoding MATE family efflux transporter, with protein sequence MNKRILGLAVPSIISNITVPLLGLVDVSIVGHLGSATYIGAIAVGGMLFSMIYWIFGFLRMGTSGLTAQAYGRRDLAEVILSFVRSVGIAFGLGLLLILLQYPILKVAFMLIDATPAIKELASLYFRICIWGAPAVLGLYSFAGWFVGMQNSRFPMYIAITQNVVNIAASLFFVFVWNRGVAGVAMGTLVAQYAGLLMASLLWYGYYRRLWPKLNWKMLTDYEAMRSFFILNRDIFFRTLCLVAVTTYFTSRGAEQGDVILAVNTLLMQLFTLYSYIMDGFAYAGEALTGRYVGAHNRADLERMIRALFAWGIGLALTFTLLYGIGGSSFLGLLTNEREVLNASSDYFYWVLAIPLAGMAAFLWDGIYIGATASRQMLYSMLVASASFFILQGLLQQQMENHALWMAFIVYLFLRGLVQTGLARKILLKSER encoded by the coding sequence ATGAACAAACGGATATTGGGACTGGCTGTTCCTTCGATTATATCAAACATTACTGTTCCACTGCTCGGTTTGGTGGATGTTTCCATTGTGGGACATTTGGGCTCTGCTACTTACATTGGAGCCATTGCCGTGGGTGGTATGTTGTTCAGTATGATCTATTGGATTTTCGGCTTTCTGCGGATGGGAACCAGTGGACTAACTGCCCAAGCCTATGGAAGGCGTGATTTGGCTGAAGTCATCCTGTCGTTTGTCCGTTCAGTAGGAATAGCCTTTGGATTGGGTTTATTGCTGATTCTGTTACAATATCCAATCCTTAAAGTCGCATTTATGTTGATTGATGCCACACCAGCAATCAAAGAACTGGCTTCTCTTTATTTCCGGATTTGTATATGGGGCGCTCCGGCTGTATTGGGTTTATACAGTTTTGCGGGCTGGTTTGTGGGAATGCAGAATTCCCGTTTTCCGATGTACATAGCTATTACACAAAATGTGGTCAATATAGCAGCCAGTTTATTCTTTGTATTTGTCTGGAACCGAGGAGTAGCAGGCGTTGCCATGGGAACACTGGTTGCCCAATATGCCGGATTACTGATGGCTTCGTTATTATGGTATGGTTATTATCGCCGATTATGGCCAAAATTGAACTGGAAAATGTTGACTGACTATGAGGCCATGCGTTCCTTTTTCATATTGAATCGGGATATTTTCTTTCGGACCTTATGTCTGGTTGCGGTGACGACTTATTTTACTTCCCGGGGAGCTGAACAAGGTGATGTCATCTTGGCGGTAAATACGTTGTTGATGCAGCTGTTCACTTTATATTCATACATCATGGATGGCTTTGCTTATGCTGGAGAAGCCTTGACCGGTCGTTATGTTGGTGCACATAATCGGGCGGACTTGGAACGTATGATCCGAGCTTTGTTTGCTTGGGGCATCGGATTGGCGCTTACCTTTACCTTATTATATGGTATAGGAGGAAGTTCGTTCTTAGGTTTGTTGACGAACGAACGAGAAGTATTAAATGCCTCTTCAGACTATTTCTATTGGGTGTTGGCTATTCCCTTAGCCGGTATGGCGGCCTTTTTATGGGATGGAATCTATATTGGTGCTACAGCTTCCCGTCAGATGCTGTATTCGATGTTGGTTGCTTCAGCCTCATTCTTCATTTTACAAGGATTGTTACAGCAACAAATGGAAAACCATGCTTTGTG